The sequence gaagaaaagaaacatctttaCTCATTTCTCCTGAAGTTTGTGTTGTTGATGTGGACTTGACAAACTCTCAGATCCCAGGATCCATGAGAAACTGGACTGATTCCATTCTGACTGTCTTGCAAAGGTGCAGCATTGTTCTCTTGTACAATAGTATGgtaatttcagaatttctgcAGAGAATTAGTCATGGtgtttgcatatatatttaagCAGTAGGATGCTGATAAAGTGGGCAATTTCTTCATTGCTTTAAGTATTTAGCATAGTAACTAAAATTTCTtgaagcaggaaagaaaggacTTGGACTTCTGTGAGGATTTGGtgggggtgttttttcttttttttttttttctttttcccccagaggATCTAATTCGACAACAATTCATTGTAATGAAGCTGTTTTGAAATTACAGATAGAAAGTAGTTTTTCTtctactatttaaaaaaagttaaaaattaatgtattcTAAGAATGGAAAATAGATCATGTATGATTTTTCAATAactatacatatttatttaatggaAAACAGGTGAGATAGCACCTGGTTAATTGCTGTCTAATTATTTGCATACAATGTTACTGAAGAGCAGcttctgtttaataaaaataaggtaTTGTTTTGATGgcgtggggttttttgtttgagagGGCAGACTGCATATTTTTATAGATGTTACAATTTTCATTatgctgttttattaaaacaatgaaagaaaacaaaatgccaaCCCTTAACCTAATACCTAAACATAGTTCCTCTGAATTTTCCCTCTAAATAGGGAAAACTACTCAAGCTCTTCTCGTGGCTGTGGTATAGAAAAGGGGTGCGTGTGCCTAACTGACTTGTAAGAAGTGCTCAAATCTTTCATGTCACTTTTCCATTCTCACACATTTTTGAATTAgaggcagagcacagctggTTAAATGCCCAGAAATCAAGTAGGGAGAGATGCGTTGGCTGAATTACTGGGACTAGAGAGTGGCTACAGCAGCAGGAAACAGGGAAGTCCATACGTATGGGATGTGGGTATAATGATGGATAATTATGCTGACTTACTGTGTTGTGAAAAATTGTAGTGTAGACTGATGTTTTTTGAAAGGAGAAACGAAATGTTTTGTGCTTTGTCATATCTGTGCCCATTGACCTATTCATCTTTAAACTTGTAttaagaaaccttttttttctttattttatttgtatattaaCAGCAAGGATCTCAGGGCTATTCCTGAGGCAGAAATTGGATTGGCAGTTATCTTCATGTCTACGGAAAAATACTGCAACCCTCAAAAGCAGCCTGGTAACAAAGGTAATTGGAAGAAGGGTAGTAATAAGTTAAACAGTATTAAAGAGGTAGTATTCCTTTTTGTACAGGGGCATCAATGGCTAATGTTCaagttcttttgttttgttttgaaagaccACTAAAATAGAATGACACTGTTTGGAAAATGTATGCAAGTCTGAAGAGGTAATTGTTTTTTAATGGTCTAGTGATAAACTGCAATGAAAACTATATGACTCTTAgatgtaaataaaaaagcagatcTAAAATTAGCGTAAAAAGCAGACACATAGTACATCGATCTTTAAAGGAAAGATACTTTAAAACAGTCTTCTGAAGCTCACATTTTTAGAGGCCACTGAATTAATATGTACGTGGTAGTTTGAATTCCATGCCATTCTATCTTTTATGAAAAGACTGGGGTAATAAGGAAGTAAAAGATGAATGTTAGAAATTGAGAGAATAAGAACAGAATTACTTTGTAAAGGCTTGCTTTTTTGCATGCAGGAATTTGCTTTAGGGAAATTCAGCTGCCTCCCGCCCAGTTCAAAATCAGACATGATCTTGATGTAACAAGTAAAAGCAGTGAGACATGATTGCAACATTTGCTAAAGTAATCGTTTGAGGGTGGACATTCCAAGTCTTGGCTTGAAACTTGTATTTGCTATACCAATAGTAATAAAAACCtttgagagacagaaagagttTTTGTTTGTCTAATTCTCTTTTCGTGCTTCTTCCAAAATTGTTAGTCTGTATTTTGATTCTATAGAATTGTCAGAGTTATGTGTATAATTTTAGGTTCTATTCTGTTGTTCAAAGTGGTGTATCAGGTAGCAAAtcttacaatttaaaaaaaaaaaaaccacccaaaacatAAATTTGTCCTTACATACAGGAACATTACTTactcaaaaatgtattttgaagagaGAAAGATGTACATGCAGTACTGACAGagctctgaaaaatgttttggttgacTGATACTGTATGAATAACTTGTATGTGATCTGTTGTCTATTTAGTTAGTTTAGAAAACAATACAATTAATTCTCAGATTAAATTTAAAGATATTGACCCTGCAGACATCTCAATAAATcagaaatgctgatttttgtttcCACTCTGAATGATTCCATtggataaaaattaaattgtctGATCGAATTGTGTGAAAGGACTGTATATCAGGCTTTGAAAGGTAGCTATGTTTACAGTTTATTTGCTAAGAGAGAACAAATGCTGTTGTTTGGAGTTATAAAAAAACCTTCTGTGTATGTGTTAGAAGTCAAAGGATTGTAAATAAGACTGCTTCCTCTGATCTTGTCTCACAACAATGAATAGCAACATACATAATATGTAGTTGCTCAAGGAGGAGACCTGTTTATAGGTTACAGCGGTAGGAAAAACTAATGAATGAATGTATAAAGAAGGGTTTATCTGAAAAGATAGTATTGTCATCATATTCTCAATCAGAATGAGATGCAGGAAGAATGTAAAAGTCTGAGAGATGAgtagtgattaaaaaaaaaacacctgtATCTAGAAGCACAATAAGACATACACTAAAATAGTAAATGTTAGTATCCTTTGACTTGGAGAAGACTAAGTATATGAAGACAAGGTCAGACAATATAAAAGATGTTTTACAGAGAAATAATGTGAATAACTAGAGAGCAGCAAACAATGTCTTAAGGCAATCCCTTGACTATGGGGATTATGAGAAATTGGCTGTAAAAGACATTTAttctaaagtttttttttatagcaaataatagaaataatccCAAATACAATAATCACATATTAGAGATCATCATAAAGCAGTAAATGTAAGGAATTTTGTGCTCTGACAGTTTTGCATAAAAAATATGTTGCATGATTTATTAATTACATTATGTCCATATTAATATATGAATTGCCattatgcttcatttttattgaaacaaaatttGATTACTTAATTTAGTGGAATATTTAACTAAAACTGAATCCCAGAATATGGTCTTTTAGAACTGTTATTTTCAGGGTTTTTAATTAATAcatctgcttaattttttttattaaaattgcaATAAAACTATTTTACCAAAATCTCACCTGTTGCGTGATAACGCATGCAAAGAAACACAGATTTGATATTAACCTCTTAATTCTTGTGTTGATCTTGTAGCTGTAACTAAATGTACTCCTGCATCAGCTGTTGTAGGGCGAGCCATTTCTCAGAGTTTGGCTGTGGATGAAACCATAATGTCGACTGCTGCAGATGACAGCGCAGTATGTGTAGCTGATGCAGAAATAGAAGAACAGACATGGTAAAGTATTCATGGAAACAGTTTCTAAGCTAATACTTGCAAATCAATCTTTTGTGGCAGAGGAACTGTATCATTGCCATGGACAAAGATATACAGTGTTTGAAATGGCACAATAAATTTTTGTCACTTGTCTGTAGTGagataatttctgcttttgactGGTAGATAATGGAAAACATCGCATAGGACTTATGACTCTTTCAGGTACAAATGTAGATACTTCATATCTGATTTGACTGTCTTAACTGTTAAAATTTTTCAAGCCATTTCacagttataaaaatatatttgttgtaGCAGATTTTACAGTTTGTTTTTAGCACACCTGCATTGTTTATAAGTTCAAAGTACAGgtacagcttttttaaaaagtggtatTCTGTCATGTATCTCTGTGGtgactttttgtttgttcacttagtatttttttctctctaatacAGTATGGAGACAGCAAATACTCCCCAGATGAGCAGAAGTGGGAAAATGGCTTTTCAGGATATAACCAGTGTAAAGAAAAACCCTAGCACAAGCGGCAATGTAAATACAGGAACTTCGATATCTAGAGTGAACAGAACTCCTGGGTTTAGTCAAAAAAGTCATCCTGACTCGCCATCTAAAATTTCAGAAGCTGGTAAACCTAGTGAATGCGCTTCACGTCACCAGTCGAACTCAATTACAAATTACTTCCAAGTAGCTAGAAAAAGGTATGTTGAAATGTTCTTGACATTACTTCCCTTTATTGTTATGTTGGTGctgtttctggaaaataattttaactgaagGGTGTACATTTAATTCAAAACATActtaaaaagattatttttagatCAGCTTCCTAGAATGGCAAGCTTTTCCTCAAGGGTACTTAACGTTCAAATTTCACAATGCAGTCACTAAAACACTAGGAAGCTGTTATGTTGCAGATGCAGCTAGtcatattaaaaaatgcttttgtaaattctttcttttgtaattactttctTGCTAAGGGAAAGAgttgaagaagaagaaacatctgTACCCAAACTAGCAAAACTGGAGGAAAGGTCATCTCCTGCTTCCAAGTGCACTAAACCCACAGCTTCATCAGTGTGGAACTGTGAAGCAGAACAGcatccaaaggaaaataatatccTGGACCCAAACCCAAATTTTGCATTAGAAGACACAAGTTTAAAGCTTATAGGGGAAAGTGGCAAACTAGCAAGTGATAAAACAGACACTAAAATTACTTCTAGTGAGCAGCATGCaccaaagaagagaaaggagttAGATGATTTATCTGAAGATACAGAGGCCCTAGAAATTGTGTTTGGAAGCAGAGACCTAGACTGGGAAGATCAAATGGCAGATCAGGACCAAGAAGCTCAAGGAAATATAcgaaaaaaaagatgtttggaAGCAAAAAGAAGCCATATTCCAGAAGTAAATGTAAATCAGAGAGAGGAGAATAAAATATTGGTAAGTTACATTCTTCTCAGTTGCCTAGTCTTGAAATTTACAGTTGTGATAGAAAGATGCAGATAGCTTCTTTAAGGATGAGGCTGCCTGCATACAGAAAGTGGCTTTGTAAAGTTCGTTTGCTTAAACCTCTCAAATCACTCTAAACTAAAAATTGACATGATGTATCTATTACATGTGAACATTGCAGTGTTAAGCCTGTCTAAAAGTTTTGTCATCCTTCAGGATCTTGTTTCTTTGTGAATTGAAAGCTGCTTGTATTCTGAaagttttcctctctttttgccTGAAGTACTGTAGGTAACAGCAGAATATATCCCTGGTCCAAGAAAAACTTCTcatatgtttttaattataatgTTGATATTTATACTAAAATAATACTCAATTGTATTATCTTTATGTAatgaattttctgaagaaacttcTGTGAAGTTGAATACCACAGTAGTGTCCAGCATCTTTAAAGTCAGAATCTCTAGGTGTCCCATGAAAGATTATTAAAATTCCTGTGAGGCAATTCAAATCATTAAtgtcctctttaaaaaaacccacacatccacacacccccaaaccccacagctTGTGATTAGTTTTCTTGattatttctctggttttgtttttgaaattaaGGCAGTTTTCTAagagaaatgaaggaaacaatGGATTTTGAGTTAACAGTAGCCActtcattggaaaaaaaaaaagcaggtttgtAGAGGAAAGCAATGTTGAGGGCTCTAGCAAAGTAGACTGTTAACAATGCAGGGGGAACAAGAGAGAAGGAacaagtttaatttttatttaaaaaatacaaaagcttaCTGTCCAGTCAGTTCTTATACAGTGTACACAGTGTTTAAATGCTGCGATAATAAAGTTTGAATATACGATTGAGTAACTGGAATTTGCAAGATATCCTGGATCAGATGAGAATTAGTAGTTAGTAATTGTTTGTGCATCCTTAGCTCAGACCGACTTAACAGTCTTCTCTCAATACTTTACTGTAGCTTGCTTCTGGCAAAGTGcaaatttttaactttgttacaatgcttttttgtgtgtgttagtGACAGGCAAGTTTTAAAAGACAAGTCAGTCTTATAATAGTAGAGAATCTTTGTTTGTTGCTGTCTATACTGTCAGAGAGGAGGTAGTTTCTGTTGCATTTAACCATACTGAGAGACTAAAATGTCTGCTTGGAATAGTCTTTGGAATTTTGTTATGGCCTGAGAAATTTTGCCAGTCCAACTTGTTGTCAGGATCGTGAAGGAAGATGAATTCTTATATAAAActaaactgttatttttatcaGATAAGCACTTAAAGATTTTTGCTGACAAGAAGTCTTCTAATAGTTTAATTAATGATGACCTATATTATATTTCCAGTGGAACAGGAAGGAGATTTCATGATACAGCTCCATAGGTGTGGAGCTAACTATTTTAAGTATAGATGTACCTTGTGTATATGGTGAGACAGAGAATGTGGGTAATTGACTCAAAATCTATACAGTGCATAAAACTTACCTGTTTATATTGATTTGAAAATGGTTATTGCActgtaaagaacagaaaacaattttatgtaattaaatttgcatttaatttcagtgttgtattttaaataacttttaatcaaacagaaagaagaggaacTTGAATCAGTTCTAACTTCAGAAATTGAAAGTGAGATCAAGGAAGAGTCACCAGTCTTGGTAAGAAACCTGTTAATTGTAAATTTAAACAGCCAGCTTTGAAACAGGATCCACAAATACTATGTTCTTAAAAGCAGAACTTTGATGGAAAGATTCTGAAGAGATAAAGGAGAGTGTAGCCAGTCAACAAGAGGCAAGATAAAACTTCTTCGCATATGTACAGAAAACAGTCCAAGAAGAGGGAACGCTATGCAGTTATACCATTGGCATAAGTGCAGTGTCAGCTCAGATTAAGGGACCTTTATTTTATACTTTGCAATAAAACAACTGTACTGCATCTGGGCTGGAGCTCTCTGTGAAGATAGTTTAACATTACTTGTGAACTTGTCCTGCACCCATAGGTCTAGCCCCAAGCAGCAAAGCGTGTATGCAAACTTGCTGACATACGAGCATTCTCATGTACAAGAAAAAGTTTCTTCATTGATCAGATCCAGCTTACAGCCCTAAAGTTGGCCTAAATGGTAAATCTATATGCTAGAATTGAGCTGAAGATGTTCAGCGCTGTCTTCCTTGGAGTTAGCTGGAGTTTTCATTAGAGTAAGCTTACTTGATTAAATTAGTTCAGGTAAGAGGCAAGGTGAAGGGGAGGAGTGAAATAATTCTTATATATTGGCtaaattgaaatttaaaaaaaataatcatttactGGAAGCTTTATCCTGAAGTAAAATCCTAGTGAAATGAGGTACACTGACTTCATTATTACTGCTGCAGTTCTTAATGATCCTGTCTTTTCAACAGACATGATAGACGTAAATTTTACTGAGCTCCCAGCTCTATTGGTAGTATATAAGGAGGCTGAGAAGTACATCTATCTTCTTGGCTTctagcactgctgctgctttccctcacCCTTTTGTAATCCTAACTTTTGCCTCAGCTGTGCTTATGataatttctctctctaaaGTTTATACTGTTAGATGTGTTGCATGTCTGTTTATACACTTGAAGtgttccctcttttttttttttttttttttctttccacataaGAACCACAACAAACTTCAAGATGACTCCAGCAATCTTCCTAGCAGACTTCTGTTGACTGAGTTTAGATCGTTGGTTGTCAGCCATCCAGGACAGAACAGTCAGCTTACTGGAAATACCAGTtatgggggaaagaaaaatttcaaaatattcaaaaagGTTAGTGTGTATTTGAAATGGTCACAAGATGgcactatttaaaaatactaaaaaaatattgccttaAGATTGTAGAAACATgttataaacaatttttttaattgatagtAACTACAGAAAGAATGTAAATACCACCTTATACtgttaacaaatattttgctaattTGCTGAAGAAGTACCAGGCTGACAACAGGTTACCTCATGCCAGATTATTTAGATATTTGTGCTCTCTATTCCAAGCTGTTACTTGGAATAAGTTATTAAGTGATGCCTACCATAACTTCCAGTTGTACCTCCAAAAGCTAGCAATTTGACTTCTCCAAAGACCTACGTATAAAGCATATGCTGAttcaaaattttgcattttatctaATAAATCTTGGATTTCTAAATAGAATTAAATCTAGCATGTTACAAAAGTAAGATTATTGCTTGCTTAGGTGCTAAAGATAATTTCAAGAAGATTTTTGGTGTTCAGTGTAAAAATACCACTTCAgctcatattaaaaaaacaaaacaaaaaccatccaaataaacaaaacaaaaaaaaggtgtaagATTACTAGTAAtgcatttcagtaaaatattgtGTAGAGAGTGAGAGTCACGTAATGCAACTTCCAGCTTTCTGGGAGTATGCTCTCATTTTTTAGATAACACTGTAAATTTCtgatagtattttcttttctactgttATGTAATAGGTGCTTATGCATTCTGATGATAAAATAGACTCTATTggtaaaaatcagttttaaatggagtttaaaaacattatatATACTACCAGATTTATTTAGCATATGTAACTTAGcagctatttttttgtttcttttggtaAAAGGAAGGAGCTAATGGCTTTTTTCACTTCCATCTCTGTGAAATATGATCTGTGATAAATGTTAATCAAAGGAAGACTGACTGACTTTCTTCTGTGATACCTGAAAAGACTTTCTGAATTGTTAAAACAGACCTTTTTACTTGCAGTGTGCTTGCCTTGTACTGTAATTGTAAGAATTTATTGTCTGACAGGTAGCTTATCCAGGGGCAGGACAACTTCCGTACATTATTGGAGGGTCAGATTTGATTGCTCACCATGCTAAAAAGAATTCAGAGCTAGAAGACTGGTTAAGGCAAGAAATGGAGGTAAGGAATTATTTCTTAAAGATGATCAAACAAAAACTTGACTTAATGTAAGTGGTCATACCAACCTGTGGTCATAactgaaatacttcagaattttatttttgaaataaaacctcaGCCAATTAACTGAGGAAcataaacatttgaaaagctACTGAAAGTCAGAGGTCAGTGGTAAGGCTTATCTTTTTGCTGATTATTtgaattcattttaaatgcaacatTCATATAATCAGAAATATTGATTTGAAGCAAAATCAATAGCCTAAAAGAATGATCTGGGttttaataagcaaaataagCATTATGGAAACTTGTGACTTCTAAAAATGTGACAAGGAGCTACAAAGAACTTATATATGGTTCACTATGTGTTCTATATGTGTTCAAATTGTTACACAGTACAATTGATGCTCTATTcttgaacagaacagaaaataccCGAGTAAAATTCGGTTGGAATGTACTGAAGAGATATAGTAagaataaatttaatatttttagtattGCAAAAATCTTCACCTTTGTATGTAAAAGTtctaaaatattatattttatcaTGGCAGTTCTCTAGCACTTTCATTTTCCaatagtttctttaaaaatacttgctgGTGAGTCATATTATGTTTCTACAGCCTAATCAAGATCCTGTTATATCAACACTTTTtgattatcttctttttttttttttttaatctctgggAATAGATAACACTAGTTAAAATTTCCTTTATGCACCAATAATCAGATAAGTATTGTCATAGAAACGgggcaatttttaaaaagcaaaagacataTTTCTGATCAAAATTGATACCTTGCACAAACTAAAACTGCTACCATTAGTTGGTAGCAGTAGCCAAACTTGAGTAGTAAAATATATTAGCTAATGTTGAATATGCACTGAATGGAGTACTTCAAGAAAACttatttcttcaggaaaaactGTGTTAGTGCAGGAATTCTTCTATATTATCCATTAGCTTTATCCTTAACATCAAATATTGAATAAACTTATTTTCTCAGGAACAGAACCGACATGCAAGAGAAGAATCACTTGCTGATGATCTCTTTAGGTAAGAATTTTATGTTTGTATgtagaaaatctgaattttttgcatcactttttttttttctcccctccaaaATTCCAATTTTGAAAAGACTGCTTCGActattcttttcaaaattctaTGTATTCCCACATATGAAATATACCCAAAATGACTCAACAACTTGTCTCAAATGTTTTATGCCTTAAACTGTCAGTTTCATTCAGACTtgctacattattttttttaataagaacatTCTCAAGCAAAAATGTTGCTATTTCCTGGCTCATGTACACAAGCTTGATTGTTCACAAAGGCTGGAAGAGATTCCAAGTTCAGGCTTTCCACCATTAGTATTTGCTAGAGCCTAATGAAGTGTTTTGATCTGACAATTAAGTCAGTCATCTGAACTGCTAAGAAAAAGCATTGGATGGGGTCTGCCAGTTTTTCATTCTGGCCATGGCACTTGTCTGTCCCTGTGCTGATTCATTTGAGGGAGCTAAAGCAACAGAATACTAGTTCTGTGAAAAAGTGATTGGCAGGactgcttgctttattttttttttttatcttcgAAGTAGTGATtcacagaatttaaaacaaaaaaataaaaaaaaccacctaagTAAATCCTTCAGTATGGCCCCCTTATCTTTGAGACCTTAAGCTGCTTTCAAACCCATTTGCAATGAAAGAgatcctgcctttttttttgcttgtttaaaaactCCCTCAATGCCTTGCTGTCTTTCTAGTTTTCAGACTGAGGAGGCATTTTTGTACTGATCACTCTGTGCTCTTGGCAGTGTAGTAgtcatttattttatcttaatcAGTGCTCATGTCACAGGAGTTTGAGAGATTTCTTCGGTAGGTCTGAGTTCATCTTGGCTGTTTGCAATTGCTTTTTGCCGTAACTCCTTACATTTGCCTCTAAAACGCGGTCTGTTTCAGTAGTTTTCTTTCAATAACCTTCACTTCAGTTGTCTACTGCTTTCCCTAATCTCTTTTGAAACAGAGAATCATCCTATTCAGTTGATTTCCTGTCCAGTTACTTTCAACTGTAATCCTAATTTAATGATTTATAACCACTTTCTAATTAAAGAAAAGTTCTAAGACAAGTTTGTTACTTTATCCAGTTTTTATGTGTGCAATACAGCCTTTAAACACATGTCAGTTACAGAGACATTTGTAAAAATATGGTGCAGCTTGATTGCTGTGCTGGAATATTAACTGGTTCAAAACATCTTGAATTAATTTTAGCctttcaaaacacagcagtgGAAACTTAAATAATTCACATGCATTCATGCTTAGAAAAGTTTTACCTCAACTCCAATTTATTTAGGGTAGTTGTACTGATAGGAGTTTCCACAgtcaaaaaaatttaaacaattcAATGTTCAGCAGTTTGTAACATATTTCTAATTTTGTCCTTAATCCTGAGTAAAACTACTTGGCATAATGCTAATATTGTTAACAGCTGCAATTTCCCATGAAAATTGCATTTGAAGATGCTATTAGAAAGAGTCATGCAGTCCTCCAAGGTAAAGATGAGctagaaagaaaagctgtgccCTCAACTGCTGCTGAGTACATactgagaggaggaagggaaagcataTCATACTATCTGCTAAGACTACAGATAAATGGATTATGTTCAGCAATAGCCCATTGTATCCTTCACTCCCTGTTCCCAGCaagttcttttgtttctttgtgcatTCACTCACAGTAGTGGAATCTCTGTAgtcctttttccatttcaggcCACAGGCACTGTACAGTTTCCTTTCTGTGATAATgttgtttgatttctttctgtctggAAAATATTATCCAGGCTTCAT comes from Grus americana isolate bGruAme1 chromosome 2, bGruAme1.mat, whole genome shotgun sequence and encodes:
- the NBN gene encoding nibrin isoform X1, giving the protein MWKLVPAAGKGEPYRLLSGTEYVVGRKNSAILIQDDQSISRSHAVLTVSRPETTPSQSPSVPILTVTDTSKYGTFVNGSKLNGTSVSLQPGDRINFGVFESKFRVEYEPLVVCSSCLDVAQKTALNQAIQQLGGLVVNEWTKRCTHLVMLSVKVTVKTICALICGRPIIKPEFFVELIKAIQSRQQLPNHGSFYPPVDEPSIGAEKLDLSERHERKKIFSGKTFVFLTAKQHKKLGPAVILGGGEAKLMIEGRKETSLLISPEVCVVDVDLTNSQIPGSMRNWTDSILTVLQSKDLRAIPEAEIGLAVIFMSTEKYCNPQKQPGNKAVTKCTPASAVVGRAISQSLAVDETIMSTAADDSAVCVADAEIEEQTCMETANTPQMSRSGKMAFQDITSVKKNPSTSGNVNTGTSISRVNRTPGFSQKSHPDSPSKISEAGKPSECASRHQSNSITNYFQVARKRERVEEEETSVPKLAKLEERSSPASKCTKPTASSVWNCEAEQHPKENNILDPNPNFALEDTSLKLIGESGKLASDKTDTKITSSEQHAPKKRKELDDLSEDTEALEIVFGSRDLDWEDQMADQDQEAQGNIRKKRCLEAKRSHIPEVNVNQREENKILKEEELESVLTSEIESEIKEESPVLNHNKLQDDSSNLPSRLLLTEFRSLVVSHPGQNSQLTGNTSYGGKKNFKIFKKVAYPGAGQLPYIIGGSDLIAHHAKKNSELEDWLRQEMEEQNRHAREESLADDLFRYDPNIKRRR